In Leptodesmis sichuanensis A121, the following are encoded in one genomic region:
- a CDS encoding GIY-YIG nuclease family protein, which translates to MSHYQPSLFSVADLPGSYLRQQVDPLHMSAEALQNWKQRIFQYQQQVQVGSAPQQGNLFDSLPTADEIAEWIDPFTLPQQNAEFWRGKFADVGVAALYFVIDHELPILLYVGETVKSNQRWKGEHDCKRYILNYISAHRPHGFPVTVNIGFWANAPTQTRDRQKLESVLIRKWRSPFNKENWDYWQTPFSGGK; encoded by the coding sequence TTGAGTCACTATCAACCTTCTCTCTTTTCTGTCGCCGATCTGCCTGGTAGTTACCTGAGGCAGCAGGTTGATCCATTACACATGAGTGCTGAGGCACTGCAAAACTGGAAGCAGCGGATTTTCCAGTATCAGCAGCAGGTGCAGGTTGGTTCTGCCCCTCAGCAGGGCAACCTGTTTGATTCATTGCCGACGGCGGATGAGATTGCTGAATGGATTGATCCCTTTACCCTACCGCAGCAAAATGCTGAGTTCTGGCGAGGGAAATTTGCAGATGTGGGTGTGGCAGCTCTTTATTTTGTGATTGATCACGAGCTGCCTATTTTGCTTTATGTGGGTGAAACCGTGAAATCGAATCAGCGCTGGAAAGGGGAGCATGACTGTAAGCGCTACATTCTCAATTACATTTCGGCCCACCGTCCGCATGGTTTTCCCGTTACGGTCAATATTGGTTTCTGGGCAAATGCACCAACTCAGACTCGCGATCGCCAGAAGCTGGAGTCTGTTTTGATTCGCAAGTGGCGATCACCCTTCAACAAGGAAAATTGGGACTACTGGCAAACTCCCTTCAGTGGGGGAAAGTGA
- the glgA gene encoding glycogen synthase GlgA, which translates to MYIIQIASECAPVIKAGGLGDVVYGLSRELENRGHTVEIILPKYDCMRYDHIWGLHMAYQDLYVPWYDGRIHCSVYCGWVHGRLCFFIEPHSQDSFFDRGYYYGSNDDTMRFAFFSKAALEFMQQSNKRPDVIHCHDWQTGLVPVLLYEIYQWHGMAYQRVCYTIHNFKHQGIAGLNILQATGLHRPEYYFEYDRLRDNFNPFALNFMKGGIVYSNFVTTVSPHHAWEAHYGEFGYGLGHTLHQHQHKFGGVLNGIDTDFWNPEIDRYIPYHYSKDDLEGKAKNKKALRERLWLSHEDKPIVAFIGRLDDQKGVHLVHHAVYYALHRNAQFVLLGSATEEGLNNWFWHEKNHLNNNPNVHLEIGFNEELSHLIYAGADMIVVPSNYEPCGLTQMIGLKYGTVPIVRGVGGLVNTVFDRDYDQTHLPEERNGYVFYQTDNRALESAMDRAIGLWNYYPDEFEKLVIQGMNYDYSWNYPGKDYLGIYEYIRHK; encoded by the coding sequence ATGTACATCATCCAGATCGCTTCTGAATGTGCTCCGGTCATTAAAGCGGGAGGTTTGGGTGATGTCGTTTATGGCCTTAGCCGGGAACTGGAAAACCGGGGGCATACGGTTGAAATCATTCTGCCTAAGTATGACTGTATGCGGTATGACCATATCTGGGGCTTGCACATGGCCTACCAGGATCTGTATGTCCCCTGGTACGATGGCCGGATTCACTGTTCCGTCTATTGCGGTTGGGTACATGGACGGCTGTGCTTCTTCATTGAACCGCATTCCCAGGACAGCTTTTTCGATCGCGGCTATTACTACGGCAGTAACGATGACACCATGCGATTTGCCTTCTTCAGCAAGGCGGCCCTGGAATTCATGCAGCAGAGTAACAAGAGGCCGGATGTAATTCACTGCCACGATTGGCAAACGGGTTTGGTGCCTGTCCTGCTATACGAGATTTATCAATGGCATGGCATGGCCTATCAGCGGGTCTGCTACACCATTCACAACTTCAAACATCAGGGAATTGCTGGGCTGAATATATTACAGGCGACAGGGTTGCATCGACCGGAGTATTACTTTGAGTACGATCGCCTGCGTGACAACTTTAATCCTTTTGCCCTCAACTTTATGAAGGGGGGCATTGTCTATTCCAACTTTGTCACCACTGTCTCTCCCCATCACGCCTGGGAAGCCCACTATGGGGAGTTTGGTTATGGTCTGGGACATACCCTGCACCAGCATCAACACAAGTTCGGTGGTGTGCTGAACGGCATTGATACCGACTTCTGGAATCCGGAGATCGATCGCTACATCCCCTACCACTACTCAAAAGACGACCTGGAGGGCAAAGCCAAAAACAAGAAAGCATTGCGGGAACGGCTCTGGCTCAGTCATGAAGATAAGCCGATCGTGGCTTTTATCGGTCGGTTAGATGATCAAAAGGGCGTACATCTGGTACATCATGCGGTCTACTATGCCCTGCACCGGAATGCACAATTTGTGTTGCTAGGATCGGCAACGGAAGAGGGGCTGAATAACTGGTTCTGGCATGAGAAGAACCACCTGAACAACAACCCCAATGTGCATCTGGAAATTGGCTTTAACGAGGAACTGTCGCACCTGATCTATGCCGGAGCCGACATGATTGTGGTGCCCAGCAACTACGAACCCTGTGGCCTCACTCAGATGATTGGCCTGAAGTATGGTACGGTTCCGATCGTGCGCGGGGTCGGTGGTCTGGTGAATACGGTGTTCGATCGCGATTATGACCAGACTCATCTACCGGAGGAACGCAACGGTTATGTGTTCTATCAAACGGATAATCGAGCGCTGGAATCAGCCATGGATCGGGCGATCGGCTTGTGGAATTATTACCCGGATGAGTTCGAAAAGTTAGTCATCCAGGGGATGAATTACGATTACTCCTGGAACTACCCCGGTAAGGACTACCTGGGAATTTACGAATATATTCGGCACAAGTAG
- a CDS encoding HU family DNA-binding protein: MNKSELVDAIAAKASTTKKEADAVLTAVVDSIIEAVSAGEKVTLVGFGTFEARQRQAREGRNPSTGEPIQIPATTVPAFSAGKLFKEKVAPTQAEEPKAKGKKK, translated from the coding sequence ATGAATAAGAGTGAATTGGTCGATGCGATCGCCGCTAAAGCTTCTACCACCAAGAAAGAAGCGGATGCTGTACTGACGGCAGTTGTAGACTCCATTATTGAAGCCGTTTCGGCAGGGGAAAAAGTCACCTTAGTTGGATTTGGTACGTTTGAAGCGCGGCAACGGCAGGCACGGGAAGGCCGCAATCCCAGTACTGGTGAGCCGATTCAGATTCCGGCAACAACGGTTCCAGCATTTTCAGCCGGTAAGTTATTTAAAGAGAAAGTTGCCCCTACTCAAGCAGAAGAACCGAAAGCTAAAGGAAAGAAAAAGTAG
- a CDS encoding DUF1361 domain-containing protein: MTWTNLWYLLPLSSRWMTWNLFLALIPLVLSVWLFRTAKQRSVLWWMGLFWFVAFLPNAPYVLTDLIHLVFDIQSTDSLLFNTLVIIPKYVLFIGIGFEAYVLSLINLGDYLKRQDLDPWVLQVELLLHGLSAIGVYLGRIERFNSWDLMTRPHHVVRSIADTFLDPQPLLFMILGFAVIAGLYWIIKQINLALLLRHQYMKTVKE, from the coding sequence ATGACCTGGACTAATCTCTGGTATCTGCTCCCCCTCTCCAGTCGCTGGATGACGTGGAACTTGTTTCTGGCGCTGATCCCCCTGGTTCTCAGTGTCTGGCTATTTCGGACGGCTAAACAGCGCTCAGTCCTCTGGTGGATGGGGTTGTTTTGGTTTGTTGCCTTTCTGCCCAATGCCCCCTATGTCCTGACGGATCTGATTCATCTGGTGTTTGATATCCAAAGTACGGATTCACTGTTGTTCAACACTCTGGTAATCATTCCTAAATATGTGCTGTTCATTGGGATTGGCTTTGAAGCTTACGTGCTGTCTCTCATTAACCTGGGAGACTACCTGAAGCGACAGGACCTGGATCCTTGGGTGCTACAAGTTGAGCTGTTGTTGCATGGGCTGAGCGCGATCGGGGTCTATTTAGGCCGCATCGAACGATTTAATAGTTGGGATTTGATGACCCGTCCCCATCATGTCGTTCGCAGCATTGCCGATACTTTTCTTGATCCCCAGCCACTCTTGTTTATGATTCTGGGCTTTGCCGTGATTGCTGGACTGTACTGGATCATCAAGCAAATCAATCTGGCTCTATTGCTGAGACATCAGTACATGAAAACCGTGAAAGAGTGA